Proteins encoded in a region of the Acidobacteriota bacterium genome:
- the mtaB gene encoding tRNA (N(6)-L-threonylcarbamoyladenosine(37)-C(2))-methylthiotransferase MtaB has product MSSYWVQNFGCRATQADGAELERQFASRGLEGARNAARADVVVLNTCTVTEAADKDARAAIRRVHRENPAAMIVVTGCYAQRAPEELAAMPGVATVVGNSHKHCLADLVAPAVGFVPLRTLLSGRRVETGFAPSPPGQIFVSDIFAHTELLAAPVFERDLHETGGAHAERTRPNLKIQDGCDNRCSFCVIPYVRGQSRSLRPERVLAEVNALVAAGYREAVLSGINLGRWGRDFECNDRTGGFEGFEEMLRAILDRTGIEKIRLSSIEPMDWSDDLIALVAGSPRLAKHVHAPLQSGSDRVLRAMHRKYRPWHYADRIHRARAAMPDAAIGADVMVGFPGETDESFEESRAFIASLPFTYLHVFTYSARPGTPAATLPAQVAEPVKHERNRVLRELAAEKNRCFRESFIGREVEAITLIGGNRSRADEGYTEALTDNYVKLRLAGSHPPNRWMKVRVAALTDDGLTGVSKTGFPAA; this is encoded by the coding sequence GTGAGCAGCTACTGGGTGCAGAATTTCGGATGCCGTGCGACGCAGGCGGATGGCGCGGAGCTCGAGCGTCAATTCGCCTCGCGAGGCCTGGAAGGCGCTCGCAATGCCGCCCGCGCCGATGTAGTGGTGTTGAACACCTGCACCGTCACCGAGGCGGCCGACAAGGATGCGCGGGCTGCGATCCGGCGCGTCCATCGCGAGAATCCGGCGGCAATGATCGTGGTCACCGGCTGCTACGCGCAACGCGCGCCCGAAGAATTGGCGGCTATGCCCGGAGTCGCGACCGTGGTCGGGAACTCCCACAAGCATTGTCTCGCCGACCTGGTCGCACCGGCTGTGGGATTCGTTCCGTTGCGGACGCTTCTGAGTGGACGGCGGGTAGAGACGGGGTTTGCCCCGTCTCCGCCGGGTCAGATATTCGTCTCCGACATCTTTGCCCATACTGAATTGCTCGCCGCGCCGGTCTTCGAAAGGGACTTGCACGAGACTGGAGGAGCGCACGCCGAGCGCACGCGTCCCAACCTGAAGATCCAGGATGGCTGCGACAATCGCTGCTCGTTCTGCGTGATCCCCTACGTCCGGGGACAGAGCCGTTCGCTTCGCCCCGAGCGCGTGCTCGCCGAAGTGAATGCCCTGGTCGCCGCCGGCTATCGCGAGGCCGTGCTCTCGGGCATCAACCTCGGGCGCTGGGGCAGAGACTTCGAATGCAACGACCGCACCGGCGGCTTTGAAGGATTTGAGGAGATGTTGCGCGCCATCCTCGATAGGACCGGCATTGAAAAGATCCGCCTCAGCTCGATCGAGCCCATGGACTGGTCCGACGACCTCATCGCCCTGGTCGCCGGCTCGCCGCGCCTCGCCAAGCACGTGCATGCGCCGCTGCAATCCGGCTCCGACCGCGTGCTGCGCGCGATGCATCGCAAGTACCGGCCATGGCATTACGCCGACCGCATCCACCGGGCCAGGGCCGCGATGCCCGATGCTGCCATCGGCGCCGACGTGATGGTCGGCTTTCCCGGCGAGACGGACGAATCGTTCGAAGAGAGTCGCGCGTTCATCGCTTCGCTTCCCTTCACCTACCTGCACGTCTTCACTTACTCCGCGCGTCCGGGGACGCCGGCGGCCACGCTGCCCGCCCAGGTCGCCGAGCCGGTGAAGCACGAGCGCAATCGCGTGCTGCGCGAGTTGGCCGCGGAAAAGAACCGCTGCTTCCGCGAGTCGTTCATCGGACGCGAGGTCGAGGCCATCACGCTGATCGGCGGGAACAGATCCCGCGCCGACGAGGGCTACACCGAAGCCCTCACCGACAATTACGTGAAGTTGCGACTCGCCGGCTCGCATCCGCCGAACCGATGGATGAAGGTGCGCGTCGCCGCCCTCACTGACGACGGCTTGACCGGCGTTTCGAAGACCGGCTTCCCCGCGGCGTGA
- the infC gene encoding translation initiation factor IF-3, producing the protein MDKKFIRTNDRIRARELRVIGAEGEQLGILTPFDALKIARERNLDLVEVSPTAQPPVCKIMDFGKYLYEMDKKEKAAKKHQKVITVKEVKFRINVDEHDYQTKRNHVLRFLEGGDKVKATIFYRGREMSHRELGRKILDRLMKEIQGKGIVEFMPRMEGNTLHAILAPPKK; encoded by the coding sequence ATCGACAAGAAGTTTATCCGCACGAATGATCGCATCCGCGCGCGCGAGCTGCGCGTGATCGGTGCAGAAGGCGAACAGCTCGGCATCCTGACCCCCTTTGACGCGCTCAAGATCGCCCGGGAGCGCAACCTTGACCTCGTGGAAGTCTCGCCGACGGCGCAACCGCCGGTCTGCAAGATCATGGACTTCGGCAAGTATCTCTACGAGATGGACAAGAAGGAGAAGGCGGCCAAGAAACACCAGAAGGTCATCACCGTAAAGGAAGTGAAGTTCCGCATCAACGTGGACGAGCACGATTACCAGACCAAAAGAAACCACGTGCTGCGCTTCCTCGAGGGAGGCGACAAGGTCAAGGCCACCATCTTCTATCGCGGACGCGAGATGTCGCATCGCGAGCTGGGCCGCAAGATCCTCGATCGCCTGATGAAAGAGATCCAGGGCAAGGGCATCGTGGAGTTCATGCCGCGCATGGAAGGCAACACGCTGCACGCCAT